In one window of Nitrospirota bacterium DNA:
- the pnpS gene encoding two-component system histidine kinase PnpS, which yields MRWPVAVVGAGSGAGIAAASFAIGQAGGGSPRVWWIAALAVSLGAGAGWLGGRWLSARLAPLVSAAEDLAEGRRARLPSDEAVQSRDEVGRLAAALRDAADVVERRVAAITEDQTRFGAILSGMVEGVLVLDRPGRILLLNLAMERMLGCRASEAVGRHWLDVIRQHDFNELIRAVIQSGEPSAATITIDEAGGAHTFAVQGSVTRRPGGEADDLRAVFVFHDVTALKRLERVRSDFIANVSHELRTPLTSIIGYVEALLDGVQHDTTKREEFLRIIKTHADRLSALVHDLLQLSQIESGDYRWRRDSVDVGALVRRSVALVHPLAQRRQIALRCTNEVEALCVVGDEEKLTQVLVNLLDNAVKYTEAGGSVEVTVQSSDGHAIVRVRDTGIGIPPADRDRIFERFYRVDRARSRESGGTGLGLSIVKHIVEAHGGTVSVDSRLGHGSVFTVTLPQERETPPG from the coding sequence ATGAGATGGCCCGTCGCCGTGGTCGGCGCGGGGTCGGGCGCGGGAATCGCCGCGGCGTCGTTCGCCATCGGCCAGGCCGGGGGCGGAAGCCCCCGGGTCTGGTGGATCGCCGCGCTCGCCGTGTCGCTGGGGGCCGGCGCCGGTTGGCTCGGGGGCCGGTGGTTGTCGGCGCGACTGGCGCCGCTCGTCTCCGCGGCGGAGGACCTCGCAGAGGGCCGACGCGCACGGCTGCCTTCCGACGAAGCGGTGCAGTCGCGAGACGAGGTCGGCCGTCTCGCGGCCGCGTTGCGCGATGCGGCGGATGTGGTCGAGCGGCGGGTCGCGGCCATTACCGAGGACCAGACGCGGTTCGGCGCGATTCTCTCCGGGATGGTCGAAGGGGTCTTGGTCCTTGATCGGCCCGGCCGGATCTTGTTGCTCAACTTGGCGATGGAGCGCATGCTGGGCTGCCGGGCCTCCGAGGCGGTCGGTCGGCACTGGCTGGACGTGATCCGTCAGCACGACTTCAATGAGTTGATCCGCGCCGTGATTCAGAGCGGCGAACCGAGCGCGGCGACGATCACGATCGACGAGGCGGGCGGCGCCCACACGTTCGCCGTACAAGGCTCGGTCACGCGGCGGCCGGGCGGAGAGGCCGACGATCTCCGCGCGGTGTTCGTGTTTCACGACGTCACGGCGCTCAAACGACTGGAACGCGTGCGGTCGGATTTCATCGCCAACGTCTCCCACGAGCTTCGCACCCCGCTGACGTCGATCATCGGGTACGTCGAGGCGCTGTTGGACGGCGTTCAACACGATACGACGAAGCGGGAGGAGTTTCTCCGCATCATCAAAACGCACGCCGACCGGCTGAGTGCCTTGGTCCATGACTTGCTGCAACTGTCCCAGATCGAGTCGGGCGATTACCGGTGGCGCCGAGACTCCGTGGACGTGGGCGCGCTCGTGCGTCGCTCGGTGGCGCTCGTCCATCCGCTCGCGCAGCGCCGTCAAATCGCCCTCCGTTGCACCAACGAGGTCGAGGCCTTGTGCGTGGTCGGAGACGAAGAGAAGCTGACGCAAGTTCTCGTGAACCTCTTGGACAATGCCGTGAAATACACGGAAGCCGGTGGAAGCGTGGAGGTCACCGTCCAGTCGAGCGACGGCCACGCGATCGTCCGCGTCCGCGATACCGGGATCGGCATCCCGCCGGCCGACCGCGATCGGATCTTCGAGCGCTTTTATCGGGTCGACCGCGCGCGCTCGCGCGAATCCGGCGGCACGGGTCTGGGGTTGTCGATCGTCAAACATATCGTCGAGGCGCACGGAGGGACGGTGAGCGTGGACAGCCGGTTGGGACACGGCTCGGTGTTCACCGTCACCCTTCCCCAAGAGCGGGAGACGCCACCGGGATGA
- a CDS encoding FmdE family protein has protein sequence MEKSFDDVVDFHRHLCLDIAMGYRVGKALVREMGKELRNMKDVFAVVENETCAVDAIQEFTGCTLGKRNLILAGTGKPAYILQNAKSGVSVRVYCKYWETFDTDGSFGKRRKHASSPDATPEEQQLFQRELNSKIKEILRAPEEALFTIQRVTLPAPPKVGKYKAEPCAGCGEHTNVERLVEVDGKKLCAACRTAAVATR, from the coding sequence ATGGAAAAGTCTTTTGACGACGTGGTGGATTTTCACCGGCACCTGTGCCTGGACATTGCCATGGGGTATCGCGTGGGCAAGGCGCTGGTGCGCGAGATGGGCAAAGAGCTGCGCAACATGAAGGACGTGTTCGCAGTGGTGGAGAATGAGACGTGCGCGGTGGACGCGATTCAGGAATTCACCGGCTGCACGCTCGGCAAACGCAATCTGATCCTCGCGGGTACGGGCAAGCCCGCGTACATTCTCCAGAACGCCAAGTCCGGGGTGTCCGTACGGGTCTACTGCAAGTACTGGGAAACATTCGACACCGACGGATCATTCGGCAAACGGCGCAAACACGCCTCGTCGCCCGACGCCACGCCCGAGGAACAGCAGCTCTTTCAGCGCGAACTCAATTCCAAGATCAAAGAGATTCTCCGCGCGCCGGAAGAGGCGCTGTTTACGATCCAGCGCGTCACGCTTCCGGCCCCGCCCAAGGTCGGGAAATACAAGGCCGAGCCCTGCGCAGGCTGCGGCGAACACACCAACGTCGAACGCTTGGTCGAAGTCGACGGCAAAAAGCTCTGCGCCGCGTGCCGCACCGCTGCGGTCGCGACGCGCTGA
- a CDS encoding response regulator transcription factor: protein MKTILLIEDDPDIVRLLVHYLQAAGFQVHVESDGLAGLHAAREQSPAAVILDVMLPALDGYEVCRRLRATPATASLPVLMLTARGEEGDKVRGLDLGADDYVTKPFSPKEVVARVKALVRRSAGEASGPRLVYGPLTLDAERHEVAIGRRQVPLTAKEFALLEYLLRHRGKLATRDTLLTSVWGYDAEVTTRTVDVHIRRLREKIPVLSTAIQTVKPYGYKLKESPTDESDAGP, encoded by the coding sequence TTGAAGACCATCCTCCTGATCGAGGACGATCCCGACATCGTGCGCCTACTGGTGCACTACCTGCAAGCGGCTGGATTTCAGGTCCACGTCGAATCGGACGGGTTGGCCGGCCTACACGCCGCGCGCGAACAATCGCCCGCCGCGGTTATTCTCGACGTCATGCTGCCGGCTTTGGACGGTTACGAGGTGTGCCGGCGTCTGCGTGCCACTCCGGCCACGGCGTCGCTGCCGGTCCTCATGTTGACCGCCCGCGGCGAGGAAGGGGATAAGGTGCGGGGGCTGGACCTCGGGGCGGACGACTACGTCACCAAGCCGTTCAGTCCCAAGGAAGTGGTCGCTCGGGTCAAGGCTCTGGTCCGCCGATCGGCCGGCGAGGCGAGCGGTCCCAGGTTGGTCTACGGCCCGCTGACCCTGGACGCCGAACGCCACGAGGTCGCGATCGGACGACGCCAGGTGCCGTTGACCGCGAAAGAGTTCGCGCTCTTGGAATACCTGCTTCGACACCGCGGCAAGCTGGCCACGCGTGACACATTGCTCACCTCGGTGTGGGGTTATGACGCCGAGGTCACGACTCGCACCGTGGACGTCCACATTCGTCGGCTTCGCGAAAAGATTCCCGTCCTCTCGACCGCGATCCAAACGGTCAAACCCTACGGGTACAAGCTGAAAGAGTCGCCAACGGACGAATCGGACGCTGGTCCATGA
- a CDS encoding undecaprenyl-diphosphate phosphatase: protein MTTDWWLPVLLGVVEGLTEFLPVSSTGHLILTGAALGFTGEFAKTFEVAIQLGAILAVVAYFRERLLGLARGAPQDPSARSVIVAVAVAFLPAAVVGFLAHGAIKAYLFNTTTVAVTLVVGGFAILAIEAGRVTGGVSRLEAVDLRAALWVGVAQCLSLIPGVSRAGATIMGGLLAGMDRKTASEFSFFLALPTMFAATIYDAYKSRALLVEENLVWLTLGFVAAFVTALAVIAVFMRFIQRHTFRVFAYYRIVLGLILLAAA, encoded by the coding sequence ATGACCACCGACTGGTGGTTGCCGGTCCTGCTCGGCGTGGTCGAGGGGCTCACCGAATTTTTACCGGTGTCCTCCACCGGTCACCTCATCCTCACCGGCGCGGCGCTGGGCTTCACGGGCGAGTTTGCCAAGACGTTCGAGGTGGCGATTCAGCTCGGCGCCATTCTCGCCGTGGTCGCGTATTTTCGAGAACGGCTCCTGGGATTGGCGCGCGGGGCGCCACAAGACCCCAGCGCGCGCTCGGTCATCGTGGCCGTCGCGGTGGCGTTTCTGCCCGCGGCCGTGGTGGGCTTTCTGGCCCACGGCGCGATCAAGGCGTATCTGTTCAACACCACCACGGTTGCGGTGACGTTGGTGGTCGGCGGCTTCGCGATCCTGGCGATCGAGGCGGGGAGGGTCACCGGCGGCGTCTCGCGCCTCGAGGCCGTGGATCTCCGCGCCGCGTTGTGGGTGGGCGTCGCGCAGTGCCTGTCGCTCATTCCAGGCGTCTCGCGCGCGGGCGCGACGATCATGGGCGGTCTGCTGGCCGGCATGGACCGCAAGACCGCCTCGGAATTCTCGTTTTTCCTGGCGTTGCCCACCATGTTCGCCGCGACCATCTACGACGCCTACAAGAGCCGCGCGTTGTTGGTGGAGGAGAATCTGGTGTGGCTTACCCTCGGATTTGTGGCCGCGTTCGTCACCGCGCTCGCCGTCATCGCGGTGTTCATGCGGTTCATCCAGCGCCACACGTTCCGCGTGTTCGCCTATTATCGCATCGTCTTGGGCCTCATCCTGCTCGCGGCTGCGTAA